Proteins co-encoded in one Xyrauchen texanus isolate HMW12.3.18 chromosome 19, RBS_HiC_50CHRs, whole genome shotgun sequence genomic window:
- the LOC127660165 gene encoding serine/threonine-protein phosphatase 2A 55 kDa regulatory subunit B beta isoform-like — MLSPVLCSDLAALEPEYTEADVISTVEFNQTGEFLATGDKGGRVVIFQREPQGEYNVYSTFQSHEPEFDYLKSLEIEEKINKIRWLPPHNPAHFLLTTNDKTIKLWKVSERDKRAEGYNLIDEEGRLKDLSTITTLQVPVLRPMDLLVEASPRRVFANAHAYHINSISVNSDCETYMSADDLRINLWNLNITDRSFNIVDLKPENMEDLTEVITVAEFHPHHCHLLAFSSSTGTTRLCDMRARALCDQHVKLFEEAVDPAGRTFFSEIVSSVSDVKFSHSGRYLLTRDYLTAKVWDLNMENKPVETYQVHDYLQTKLCALYESDCIFDKFECAWNGTDSVIMTGAYNNYFRLFDRASRRDVTLEASREVCKRRAVLQPRRVCVGKKRKETDVSVDSLDFQKKILHTAWHPKENIIAIAASNNLYIFQDRLTPNIHSQCTNTKCASQITDTPNINDST; from the exons CTGATGTCATCTCTACGGTGGAGTTCAACCAGACAGGAGAGTTCTTGGCCACGGGTGATAAGGGTGGGAGAGTTGTCATCTTCCAGAGAGAACCACAG ggcGAATATAATGTTTATAGCACGTTTCAGAGTCACGAGCCTGAATTTGATTACCTGAAAAGTTTGGAGAttgaggagaaaataaataagaTTCGCTGGCTGCCTCCACATAACCCTGCCCACTTCCTCCTCACTACCAATG ATAAGACCATAAAGCTGTGGAAGGTGAGTGAGAGAGACAAGCGAGCAGAGGGCTACAATCTCATAGATGAGGAGGGCAGACTAAAGGACCTTTCTACAATTACAACTCTACAG GTCCCTGTTCTCCGGCCGATGGATCTACTTGTGGAGGCGTCCCCGCGGCGTGTTTTCGCTAATGCACACGCATATCACATCAACTCCATCAGTGTCAACAGTGACTGTGAGACGTACATGTCAGCTGATGACCTGAGAATTAACCTGTGGAATCTCAACATCACTGACCGAAGCTTCA ACATAGTAGATTTGAAGCCAGAGAACATGGAGGACCTCACCGAGGTGATCACAGTGGCAGAGTTTCATCCTCATCACTGCCACCTGTTGGCCTTCAGCAGCAGTACAGGAACCACACGCCTCTGTGACATGAGAGCCCGCGCACTCTGTGACCAACATGTCAAAT TGTTTGAAGAGGCAGTGGATCCGGCAGGTCGGACATTCTTCTCAGAGATTGTTTCCTCAGTGTCAGATGTAAAGTTCAGTCATAGTGGCCGTTACCTGCTCACTCGAGATTACCTCACCGCTAAAGTCTGGGACCTCAACATGGAAAATAAACCAGTTGAAACATACCAG GTCCACGACTACTTGCAAACCAAACTCTGCGCATTGTATGAGAGTGATTGTATTTTTGACAAGTTTGAATGTGCCTGGAACGGAACAGACAG TGTCATAATGACAGGGGCGTACAACAACTACTTCCGATTGTTTGACCGGGCGAGCAGACGTGACGTCACTCTGGAGGCCAGTCGTGAGGTGTGTAAGCGCAGGGCGGTCCTGCAGCcgaggcgtgtgtgtgtggggaagAAGAGGAAAGAGACGGACGTTAGCGTGGACAGTCTGGACTTCCAGAAAAAAATCCTCCATACCGCCTGGCATCCCAAAGAAAACATCATCGCCATCGCAGCCAGCAACAACCTTTACATTTTTCAGGACAGACTGACGCCCAACATTCATTCACAATGCACAAATACAAAGTGTGCCTCTCAAATAACAGACACACCCAACATCAATGATTCCACATGA